The Astyanax mexicanus isolate ESR-SI-001 chromosome 20, AstMex3_surface, whole genome shotgun sequence genome contains a region encoding:
- the snx24 gene encoding sorting nexin-24 encodes MHQISVSIPSFRSEDTAAERGYTVFKIEVLMSGRQHMVEKRYSEFHALHKMLKKIIKPPEIPSKHVRNWVPKVLEQRRHGLELYLQTIIMENEILPKIFLDFLNIRHFPSLPKTESCGSFETESEESSKLTHQPALLFQRDPYLLPATNDTFSNMVIEGVIHGIFYPDLQPR; translated from the exons ATGCACCAGATCTCCGTGTCCATCCCGTCGTTCCGCTCGGAGGACACCGCGGCGGAGCGCGGCTACACG GTGTTTAAGATTGAGGTTCTGATGAGTGGCAGGCAGCACATGGTGGAGAAGCGCTACAGTGAATTTCATGCTCTGCATAAAATG CTTAAGAAGATCATCAAACCTCCTGAGATTCCATCAAAACACGTGAGGAACTGGGTCCCAAAAGTTCTGGAGCAGAGGAGGCATGGCCTAGAGCTTTACCTACAG ACTATAATCATGGAAAACGAGATCCTTCCAAAAATATTCCTGGATTTCCTCAACATCCGCCACTTCCCATCGCTGCCAAAGACGGAGAGCTGCGG ATCGTTCGAGACTGAATCAGAGGAATCAAG taaacTGACACATCAGCCAGCGCTGCTCTTCCAGAGGGACCCCTATCTGCTTCCTGCCACCAATG ACACATTTTCAAACATGGTCATCGAGGGAGTGATCCACGGAATATTCTACCCGGATCTTCAGCCGAGGTAG